The genomic segment GATTGTTGTCATGAGACCTTCAACGATTCCGTACTGATCTTGAAGAACTTTCGCCATTGGAGCGAGACAGTTTGTAGTACATGAAGCACCAGAGATAACTGTTTCAGTTCCGTCAAGAATTTCGTGGTTCGTGTTGTAAACGACAGTTTTCATGTCGCCAGTAGCAGGTCCTGAGATAACAACTTTTTTAGCTCCAGCTTTCAAGTGAAGTTCAGCTTTTTCTTTGTCTGTGAAGAAACCAGTACATTCGAGAACGATGTCAACACCGAGCTCGCCCCATGGAAGTTCTTCTGGGTTGCGGTTAGCAAGTGTTTTGATTTCTTTACCGTTTACGAGGAAGTATCCGTCGTGTACTTCAACTTCTCCGTCGAAACGACCTTGAGTCGTATCATATTTTAAAAGGTGTGCAAGCATTTTAGTGTCTGTGAGGTCGTTGATTGCGACTACTTCGATTCCTTCAAATTGAAGAATTTGACGAAGTGCCAAACGCCCGATACGTCCAAATCCGTTAATACCAACTTTTACTACTGCCATGATAATTTTCCTCCTTTTAGTGTAAAGCGAGTTATCTATTATTCAAAAGGGGGCTACCCTTTCAAAATCGTTGTTGCGGCTCCTTCATCCGTAATGAGGATGATGTTTGGAGACTGTTTGACGTAGGCATTGATCGCTTCTGCTTTCGAATGACCACCGGCGACAACCACGACGTGTTCGACTTTTTTCAAGTCGTCGAGTTGTAGTCCGACCGTTTTGACACGGTGGACGATGTTCCCGTCCCGATCAAAATAATATCCGAATGCTTCTGCGACGGCTTGCTCGTCTTCGAGCTGTTCCAAAAGAGCTGTCGAAGCACGACGACGTTTTGCCATCGTTTTTGCCTCACCAATTCCATGTACCACGATTGAAGCATCTTTAATCATCTGCAAGACATTTTTAATGCTCGGCTCCTCGACCATCTTGACAAATGTCTCGGTGCTGACCATGTCTGGAATGTGGAGCAGATGATAGTCGCTTTGGGCACGTGAAGCCATGCGTGAGCAGACCGTATTCGCTTGAAGTTCAAGCGTTTCACCAAGACCACCTCGTGCGGGTACAAACGTCATCGGACGATTTTCCTTATCGGGCGACATCATCGCTGCGACAGAAGCCATCGTCGTTCCACCTGTAACTGCAATCGTATTGTGGTCTTTTGAAAGTTCACGTTTTAAGCGGGCAACTGTTGCCCGTCCCATATCGCGTTGTACCCAGAAGGTTTGATCCGAATCACCCGGTACGATGACGACGTCTTTTACACCAAGCTTCTCTTTTAAGGCTTTCGCCATATCGGAGATCCCGGCGAGTTCCGCCATCACACTGTGCATGCTTCGTAATACTGTCCGCCCTTCATCCGTCAAGGACATGCCTTGCGTCGCAACTTCTAGTAAGTCTTGTTCTTTTAAGAAGTCGACTTCCCGGCGTAGAACGCGTTCCGTCAAGCCAAGGCTCGTCGCAAGTGTTCGTCGTCCGATCGGTTGCATCAGGCGTACATAATGAAGAATGTCGTAACGTGTCTGCATTTCTTCAATCAGATCAGGCACGATTCGCTTTTGGATCTGTACTAACTGCCGAATCATGTAACTCCCGCTCCTCTCAAATTGCTGGACACTTTACGTCCCGCGTGTCATATCTTGTCCCACTTGGTACATTGCTATCATAACAGTACCCTGGTTTTGTTTCAAGTCTCGACCGTCATCTTTTTTCAAGTAAACGATTTCTGACCGCCTCCGTCTCAAATTTTCCATAACTTAAGATTTCGTTTTGATGTGCGAGAACCGGTATTTCGTAGAGGTACTTCAGACTGAGCGCCGCATCGTTGTCAATGTTGATTTCTTCGAATGTCCATTCGGGAAATTCATCTAATACAAAATCGAGCAAGATGGCGGCTTCCTCACATAGTGTACAACCCGGACGTGAATAGAGTGTTAAGTGCATGTTTTCTTTTGATTGCATCATGAATTCGCCTCTCGTCTCTCGAAGTCCGCTTGGGTCAAACCAAGGGCTGCCCGATATTTTGCGACCGTTCGTCTCGCGACCGTAATTTGCTCCTTCGCTAGACAATCGACCAATTGTTGATCGCTCATCGGTACAGGCGACGCTTCGAGAAGTTGAGCAATCCGGACCTTAACTAAGAAACTCGACGTCCCAGTCGTCGTCCGTGAGACGAAAAAATCTTCGAGTGATATCGTTCCTTGAATCGTCTTAACCGTTTTGTTCGCAATCGCCCGTCCAACTGTCGACGGATGATGCCCCGTCACTTCCGCCACTTCTTTTTTCGTCAATGGCGCGAGCTCGAGCTTCCCTTTAAACCAATTGAGCTGTCGCTCGACGATGACGTCGAGAATCGCCCGAAGCGTCGTCCGTCTCCGTTCATATGCACTTAAGAACGGTTTTGCTTCCTCGAGGTCGGCCCAGCTCCGGTCGATTTCGAGATCAGACCAGTTGATCGTCAACTTGCCGTCACGGTATTCGATGTCTGCTTCTGGAATCGTCAGAACGGTCGTCTCCGGAAAGACCGGTGCTTTTGGTAACCGATCGAGCGCCGCCTTAATCCGTATCCGGTCTGTTGCATCATCGATGTCTTGAAGTGCTTGTTTGACAGCAATCCCTTCATTCAAATCCGTCACGACATCAATCAATAGCGCGTCGTCTAGTTCGAGCGCGTGCAACAACCGGCATTCGTGCGCGGAACGTGCCGCAATTCCTGTCGGTTCACACCGTTGTAAAACGTGTCGTGCTTGTTTTACGAGACTGACGTCCGCCTCTAACAAGGTTGCCAGTTGCGCATCCGTCGTCCGCAATAATCCATCCGTATCTAAGTACGTCATGAGTTGTTCCGCCATATATCCTATTTCCTGTCTGACCGATTCTAAACGTATTTGCTGAAGAAGCGTGGCTTCAAATGAAGCGACACGGTCTGCGACGCGGCCAAAATCAACGTCGATTGTTTTACTGAGATTGTTCCGATAAGCGCTTGTCCGGCGTATGATTCGGTATACATGTTCTTCGAGTTCAGCAAATGATTCCTCAAGAATCGTCAACTGAAACAATTGGGACGTCGATAACATCATCCGTTGTGTCTGTTCCTGGCGCTGTTCCATCGTCGGTTCTCCTTTCATTCCATCGCATCTTTAACCCTTCTATATAGTATAGAGGAAAAAAATCTTCCAATCGTCTAGAAAGTCCTTCTTAAACATCTTTCGCCCGAAAAAAACTGTTAAAGTTATCAATCGAGTATTGCTTTCCTGAAAAAATGTCGGTATACTATTAATTGTTCAGTAAAAAACATGCACCCGTAGCTCAGGGGATAGAGCACTGGTTTCCGGTACCAGGTGTCGGGAGTTCAAATCTCTCCGGGTGTACCATATTTGAATCTACAGGCAATGCCGTTCGCGGTATTGCCTTTTTTCTATATTGATATGTTTAATTCACTGCCATTCAGGAAAAATACATAAAAGTCGCATCGTATCTTTTGACCAATATTGACCAAAGGATTATGATAGGAATAAGTCGAATATGAGCTACATACCATCATAAGGAGGCAAAGACTATGTTAATTCCAACAGTCATCGAACAAACCAACCGCGGGGAACGTGCTTACGATATCTATTCACGTTTGCTCAAGGATCGTATCATTCTTCTCGGGAGCGCGATTGACGATAACGTCGCCAACTCAGTCGTTGCCCAGTTGCTCTTCTTAGCAGCAGAGGATCCAGATAAAGAAATTTCGCTCTACATCAACAGCCCAGGTGGTTCAATCACGGCGGGTATGGCGATTTACGATACGATGAACTTCATCAAACCACAAGTTTCAACAATTTGTATCGGAATGGCCGCTTCAATGGGTGCGTTCCTCTTACAAGCAGGTGCACAAGGAAAACGTTTTGCCCTTCCAAACGCTGAGATCATGATTCACCAACCACTCGGTGGCACACAAGGACAAGCGTCGGACATTAAAATTCACGCAGAACGTATCATCAAAATGCGTGAACACTTAAACAAAATCATGGCAGAAAACACAGGGCAACCCCTTGAAGTCATCGAACGCGATACAGAGCGTGACAACTTCATGTCTGCTCAAGCAGCAGCCGACTACGGTCTCATCGACCGCGTCATGGAACGTGCTTAATCTGTTAACTCGACCGACCGTTGATGTGTTACATCAGTGGTCGGTCTTTTTGTTGTCTTCAAAAAAAAAAAATCCTCTCCACGTCGGGCATGAACTTCACTGAATCATGAAAGTTCGTCCCGAACCTGAAAAGGATTGTTTCTGTTAGTCGATGAGATCTGTAATATCAGACACGATGTCGTGGTTTTCACGAATCAATGTGTAGATCCCGTTCGCATGTGGTGAAAGCTCTTCTTCTGCTTGTAATTGTTTAAGGAAGAGTGATGTTGCGAATGTCACGAGTGTACTTTTTGGTACACCGATTGATTTTGCTTTTTTCGTCAAGACTTCATCAAATTTCGCATCGACTGTCAGCGAAATACGTTT from the Exiguobacterium oxidotolerans JCM 12280 genome contains:
- a CDS encoding sugar-binding transcriptional regulator — protein: MRQLVQIQKRIVPDLIEEMQTRYDILHYVRLMQPIGRRTLATSLGLTERVLRREVDFLKEQDLLEVATQGMSLTDEGRTVLRSMHSVMAELAGISDMAKALKEKLGVKDVVIVPGDSDQTFWVQRDMGRATVARLKRELSKDHNTIAVTGGTTMASVAAMMSPDKENRPMTFVPARGGLGETLELQANTVCSRMASRAQSDYHLLHIPDMVSTETFVKMVEEPSIKNVLQMIKDASIVVHGIGEAKTMAKRRRASTALLEQLEDEQAVAEAFGYYFDRDGNIVHRVKTVGLQLDDLKKVEHVVVVAGGHSKAEAINAYVKQSPNIILITDEGAATTILKG
- a CDS encoding RNA polymerase subunit sigma-54, producing MEQRQEQTQRMMLSTSQLFQLTILEESFAELEEHVYRIIRRTSAYRNNLSKTIDVDFGRVADRVASFEATLLQQIRLESVRQEIGYMAEQLMTYLDTDGLLRTTDAQLATLLEADVSLVKQARHVLQRCEPTGIAARSAHECRLLHALELDDALLIDVVTDLNEGIAVKQALQDIDDATDRIRIKAALDRLPKAPVFPETTVLTIPEADIEYRDGKLTINWSDLEIDRSWADLEEAKPFLSAYERRRTTLRAILDVIVERQLNWFKGKLELAPLTKKEVAEVTGHHPSTVGRAIANKTVKTIQGTISLEDFFVSRTTTGTSSFLVKVRIAQLLEASPVPMSDQQLVDCLAKEQITVARRTVAKYRAALGLTQADFERREANS
- a CDS encoding glutaredoxin family protein, whose protein sequence is MMQSKENMHLTLYSRPGCTLCEEAAILLDFVLDEFPEWTFEEINIDNDAALSLKYLYEIPVLAHQNEILSYGKFETEAVRNRLLEKR
- the gap gene encoding type I glyceraldehyde-3-phosphate dehydrogenase, which gives rise to MAVVKVGINGFGRIGRLALRQILQFEGIEVVAINDLTDTKMLAHLLKYDTTQGRFDGEVEVHDGYFLVNGKEIKTLANRNPEELPWGELGVDIVLECTGFFTDKEKAELHLKAGAKKVVISGPATGDMKTVVYNTNHEILDGTETVISGASCTTNCLAPMAKVLQDQYGIVEGLMTTIHAYTGDQNTLDAPHPKGDFRRARAAAANIVPNSTGAAKAIGLVLPELQGKLDGSAQRVPVATGSLTELTTVLEKKVTVEEVNAAMKAAANESYGYTEDEIVSSDIVGISYGSLFDATQTKVVTVGDKQLVKTVAWYDNEMSYTSQLVRTLKHFAEIAK